A genomic region of Candidatus Marimicrobium litorale contains the following coding sequences:
- a CDS encoding class I SAM-dependent methyltransferase, which produces MSLYTAHQSKMIGSIDRAVTGLGEIHPLNNSYYAQCLEIFEANSDQRPGLLGWFEANVVSKMSQDANTILSVGCGTGAFDERILGYARARMNQVRYLGIEPNEISAAEFLQAMGSQRCDQVDVSVLVQRFGEQTFENEFDLILFVQSIYYLEDRNDAIDAAMRALKPGGELIIVIAPDEELNTIANLMWQRQMEQKSWFSDNVRAHFDARGLDYEETRVNANLNVNECFGESTEEGRNIVDFIVQTRADQLPTGLRNDISEFLMSISEEQGTTTCLPHPVDIFRCKKG; this is translated from the coding sequence ATGAGTTTATATACGGCACATCAAAGCAAGATGATCGGGTCGATTGACCGCGCGGTAACAGGTCTAGGGGAGATACACCCTTTAAACAATAGTTATTACGCGCAATGTCTCGAAATATTTGAAGCCAATAGCGATCAACGACCTGGGCTCTTAGGTTGGTTCGAAGCTAACGTTGTCTCCAAAATGTCGCAAGACGCCAATACTATTTTGAGTGTTGGCTGTGGCACAGGTGCTTTCGACGAGCGAATTTTAGGGTATGCGCGGGCACGGATGAACCAGGTTAGGTATCTCGGCATTGAGCCAAATGAAATTTCCGCCGCTGAGTTCTTACAAGCAATGGGGTCTCAGAGATGCGATCAAGTCGACGTTTCTGTTCTCGTGCAAAGGTTTGGCGAGCAAACCTTTGAAAACGAATTCGACCTGATTCTCTTTGTGCAATCCATCTACTATTTGGAAGACCGCAACGATGCCATCGATGCCGCAATGCGAGCACTAAAACCCGGCGGAGAATTGATTATCGTGATAGCCCCTGACGAAGAGCTGAACACCATTGCCAATCTTATGTGGCAACGCCAGATGGAACAGAAAAGTTGGTTTAGCGATAACGTACGGGCCCACTTCGATGCGCGCGGATTAGACTATGAGGAAACCCGCGTTAATGCCAATCTGAACGTGAACGAATGTTTCGGAGAATCGACCGAAGAAGGGCGAAACATTGTGGACTTCATCGTGCAAACCCGGGCAGATCAACTGCCGACAGGGTTGCGCAACGACATTTCCGAATTCTTAATGTCAATTAGCGAAGAGCAAGGCACGACGACATGTCTGCCACATCCGGTCGATATTTTTCGATGCAAGAAAGGCTAG